GTGCCTTTCTACAAGGACGGCAAGCCTATCCCCGGCTACACCCTCTCCGTACGGGACCTCCAACTCACCTGGGAATTGCTCAACGGTGAAGGCGGACCCTACGGCTCCAAGGACACCCGCAGCCCCGGCGAGTGGACCGCCAGGTTAGGCAGCGTCACAAACAACACCAAGAACTGGCAGTTCCCCAACGACTTCACTGCCATCATGGTCTCCCCCAACATCAACCTTGACATCGGCTTCTTCATGTCCGATGAGTGGGAGTCCGGCGTTATGAGCATCCAGCACTGGACTGCCGTGGGCGGTGAGGCTGGATACCGCGCCGACCCTGTGGGCAACGGCCCCTGGACCTACATGCGCCATTCAGTGAACCAGGATTTCCTGCACAAGCGGGTGGAGAGCCACTACCGCAGGACCCCTGAGTTCCACGAGCGCCATGTCCTCCTGGTTGTGGAAGCCGCCACCCGGCAGGCCGCTCTTCTGGCCAAGGAAGTGGACATCATTCCCCTTATCCGTGCCCAGCGCAACATCATCACTGGCGCTGGCTTCAAGACCTCCCGCTCCACCTTCCCGTCCATTCACCAGGCCATAGGCACGATTTACTACCGAGAGGACGTCTACTGCGTGGACGGCAAGACCCTCCCCGGCACCGTTCCGCCCTGCGGCAAGAGCCCCGGCGGCTATGACCCCAATGACCCCTTGAGAAAGCCCGATGTCCGCCTGGCCCTTAACCATGCCCTGGACAGACCCAGCATCAACACCGCCTTCTTGGCCGGCGGCGGCTTCCCGTCCGTTGACTACTTCCCGCCCTGGCGCTCCGACTTCAAGGACGCTTGGGCCCCCCACCCCGGTCCTGAAGGCAAGACCGGCAAGGCCGGCGGCTATCCCTACGACTACAACCCCACCAAGGCCAAGCAGCTCCTCACCCAGGCCGGGTATCCCAACGGCTTCAACACCATCCTCAACTGCCTGCGAAGCCACAACGTGGTCCCAGAATGGCCTGACATCTGCGAGAAGATCAAGCAGGACTTCGGCGCTGTGGGCGTCAACGTCAGCCTGGAGATGGTTAACGCCTTCGGCGAGTTCCGCAACATCGCTCGCGCTAGAAACCGCCCCAACTGGATGTGGGGCGCCTCGCCCTCCCTGGACCCCATCTGCCGCGCCGTTGAGTTCTCAATGGTGTGGGAGCTGGGCATAGGCTACCGGGAGTTTGAGGAAATCTCCACCTTCTACGCCAAGTGCAAGACCGTCTCAAGCGTCGCAGAGCGCGACAAGATAGCCCAGGAGCTCGGAGACATCTGGGTGAAGAAAGCCTTCACCATCCCCACGTTCTGGGTCACCGCTGAAATCGCCTTCAACCCCAGCGTCGTTGCCGACTATACCGTTAACATGCTACACATGGGCCCGGTCCGCTACCACGAGTACACTAAAGCCGTGACTAAGTAGTAGCTAACACCTCCGTCGGGCCCCTCCTGGGATACAGCAGCGCCCCGAGCCGTCGGGGCGCTGCTGCGTTTAGCGACTTAATAGCTCAGTTCCGATGACCTCCTTAGGGAATTAAGAAGGACAGGGAGCTTATTGGATGCGTATGAATCAAATGAGAAGCCTCTGGTATACTGGGAGCGTTATGGCTATAGAGACTCTTAGAGGCGCGTTTCAGCACCGGGTGCTGCTGCTGACGGACCGGCTGGGTCGAAATCGCAGCCTGGTGCAGTCTATTGGCAACGACGGCCTGGGGTGCGTGCCGCATTTTGGGCTGGAGGGGCTGGCCGAGGGGCTAAGGGATGAGGCGGTGGACGCGGTGGTCGTCGATCTGGAGGCGTGGCGGCCTGAGGAGGTGAGGGGACTCATCGGCAGCTTCCGCGAGGCCAAGCTGCCGGTTCTCGGTGTGGTGGGGGAGAGGGGGATGGAGGAGCTGGGGCTGGAGCTGGATGACGTGGTGTTGCGGCCCCTGCGGCCAGGGGAGATGAAGTACCGGGTAGAGAGGGCTACGGCGCGATTGCAGAGGGCCAAGGGGCCGAAGGTGATGACGAGGGGCGAACTGGTTATCGACCAGGAGCGGTATGAGGTGAGTGTGGGAGGACGGAAGACGCTGCTGACCTACAAGGAATATCAGCTGTTAGTGCTGCTGGCGTCGGCGCCGGGGAGGGTGTTCGGTCGGGAGGCGCTGCTGGCGAAGATATGGGGCTACGATTATTTTGGGGGGACGCGGACGGTGGACGTGCATATTCGGAGGCTGCGGGCGAAGATAGAGGAAGGCGCGGAGACGTATATCGAGACCGTGAGGAACGTGGGGTACAGATTTAAGGCGTAGGACTTACAAACCGCCGCGCCCGCCCACCATACTTGTAGATAAGGTGAGCGGGTTTTTGTTGTGTTAGAATGGGCAGAGTCGGGGCGTAGCGCAGCGGCAGCGCGCCACGTTCGGGACGTGGAGGCCGGTGGTTCAAATCCACTCGCCCCGACCAGCGATTTTTCCTCTCGGCCTTTTCCTCTTTTACCTTTGCGCAGCGCAGGCGGTTAAGTCTCAGCCTGCACCACATCCAATTTTTTGCCGCACTGGGCGCATTTGACGCCAACGACCGCGTTGGGATCATTGGGCTGATGGGGATCGCGGATGGGGATTTGGTAGGCGACCGGGTGGGGGCAGGCGACGCCGCTGCCTTCGGTGGAAACAGCGTTAGCTTCTTCTTGCTGCTTTTTCTCGGAGCCTGAAAAGGGCCAAAGGCGTATCATAAGGGGTCTCCTTTCTTGCTGAGGCTTTGGGGCCTGGCAAGCGACACATAGTTTGAAGGCCTAGAGATGAGTAAAGTTTGAAAAGAGCGATTAACGTCCGTCCCGACTAGCCGATTAGGGTATTTGGCTTGATTCTATTATGTGAATCCACTGCTCCGAATTGTAGATTTGAACTAATCGAGGGCTGGCTTTCAGTTTAGTTACCTTTCCCGGTGATGTTAGCCCGTGTCGCTTTGAAGCAGAAGACCGAAGCGAACTCGCCCAGCGCCAGCGTCAGCTATGCTTATGGATTGTTGACACTCGGAACAAAAGTAACTAGCTTAACGTAGCGACAGGCGAGTCAATTTTGCAATGCAAGGAGTCATTGGTTATGAAGCTTCCTTTTGGCGTGGTGGACGCCGACGGCCATATCAATGAGCCGGAGGACAAGATTAGAGGGTACATTGAGGGGCCGTACAGCGCGTGGAAGAAGCGGATACAGTTAGGCAGCTTTTTCGATAACACACAGGGTGGGCAGCTAGGCGCCCACGGCGGGCCGGGCTTTCCGACGACCAAGGACTGGTTGAAGGCGGCGGACGAGGGTGGCATGGAGATAGTCCACCTCTTCCCGACTACGCTGCTGGCCTATTCGCAGATAACGGACCCCGATTACCTGGTGGCGGTGGGGCGGGCGTACAACAACTACGTCCACGACAACTGGCTGAAGGCGAGCCCTCGATTCAAATCGGTGGCGCTGATGCCGCTGCTGGACGTGGAGGAGTCGGTGAAGGAGATGCGTCGCACGTTTACCGAGCTGGGGTATAACGGGGTGTTTGTGGCGGCGACGGGCTTCGGCCTGCTAGGCGACAAGAAGTTCGACCCCTTCTGGGCGGAGGCGGAGAAGCTGGGGTGCCCCATTGCGATACACGGGGGACACGCGACGGCGGAGTCGGTGCGATACACCAAGTTCATCCAGCGGCACACCATCGGTTTCCCGGTGTCGAACATGATGCAGATGATGCACATGTGCTACGAGGGGACGTTTGAGAAGTTCCCCGAGATGAAGGTGGCGTTTTTGGAGTCGGGCTGCACATGGGTGCCGTACCTGCTGGACCGGATGGATGAGGAGTGGGGCAAGCGGGGCAAGTGGGACGCGCCGAATTGCAAGGAGAAGCCCAGTGATTACATAAAGAGCGATAGGGTGTTCATCCACGCCGAGGCGGCGGAGCAGCTGATACCGGAGGTCATTCGGGTGCTGGGCCGGAATCGTCTGGTTTACGCCAGCGACTGGCCGCACTGGGACAACGAGTACCCTGAGAGCATTGAGGAGATTTGGGAGCGAAAGGACCTGACGTCTAAGGACAAGAAGGCGCTTTTGAGGGACAATGCGCTGGAGTTTTACGGGTCAGGTAAGTAGGGAACACGGAACGTTTGAAAAAGAAGGCCGAGGCTTAACACCTCGGCTTTCTTTTTTGGAGAGAATGGCGGGATTAGGTGTCGTCGTCCCAGGCGGGGTTGAATCGGGCGGCTACCTCCAGGTGATTAACGGGAGCGTCATAGAGGGGCTGGAGGCGCTTCTGGTACTGCTGGAAGAGGGGTAACAACTGCTTGATGGTCCGGGGGTCTT
This window of the SAR202 cluster bacterium genome carries:
- a CDS encoding amidohydrolase — encoded protein: MKLPFGVVDADGHINEPEDKIRGYIEGPYSAWKKRIQLGSFFDNTQGGQLGAHGGPGFPTTKDWLKAADEGGMEIVHLFPTTLLAYSQITDPDYLVAVGRAYNNYVHDNWLKASPRFKSVALMPLLDVEESVKEMRRTFTELGYNGVFVAATGFGLLGDKKFDPFWAEAEKLGCPIAIHGGHATAESVRYTKFIQRHTIGFPVSNMMQMMHMCYEGTFEKFPEMKVAFLESGCTWVPYLLDRMDEEWGKRGKWDAPNCKEKPSDYIKSDRVFIHAEAAEQLIPEVIRVLGRNRLVYASDWPHWDNEYPESIEEIWERKDLTSKDKKALLRDNALEFYGSGK
- a CDS encoding response regulator transcription factor encodes the protein MAIETLRGAFQHRVLLLTDRLGRNRSLVQSIGNDGLGCVPHFGLEGLAEGLRDEAVDAVVVDLEAWRPEEVRGLIGSFREAKLPVLGVVGERGMEELGLELDDVVLRPLRPGEMKYRVERATARLQRAKGPKVMTRGELVIDQERYEVSVGGRKTLLTYKEYQLLVLLASAPGRVFGREALLAKIWGYDYFGGTRTVDVHIRRLRAKIEEGAETYIETVRNVGYRFKA
- a CDS encoding ABC transporter substrate-binding protein; its protein translation is TATPTRAPTATATATSAPKVPVKPRLVIALPPPAEQQTVPYTQSQVSEKLNAQYDHLIGRNILTNEELPELATSWSIGADGKTWTFNLRQGVPFYKDGKPIPGYTLSVRDLQLTWELLNGEGGPYGSKDTRSPGEWTARLGSVTNNTKNWQFPNDFTAIMVSPNINLDIGFFMSDEWESGVMSIQHWTAVGGEAGYRADPVGNGPWTYMRHSVNQDFLHKRVESHYRRTPEFHERHVLLVVEAATRQAALLAKEVDIIPLIRAQRNIITGAGFKTSRSTFPSIHQAIGTIYYREDVYCVDGKTLPGTVPPCGKSPGGYDPNDPLRKPDVRLALNHALDRPSINTAFLAGGGFPSVDYFPPWRSDFKDAWAPHPGPEGKTGKAGGYPYDYNPTKAKQLLTQAGYPNGFNTILNCLRSHNVVPEWPDICEKIKQDFGAVGVNVSLEMVNAFGEFRNIARARNRPNWMWGASPSLDPICRAVEFSMVWELGIGYREFEEISTFYAKCKTVSSVAERDKIAQELGDIWVKKAFTIPTFWVTAEIAFNPSVVADYTVNMLHMGPVRYHEYTKAVTK